tgcctcagtttcctcatcgtAAAGCAGACGTTAGTAAGAGTGTACAGTTAATAGAGATGTTGGAGAGTGAAACAAGCTAGTTTATTTAGAAcgccataaaattattctgttaCACATCAGGCACGTACTAAGAATTTTATATTCAATTTCCCCTAATTTTCAGAAGAGTCTACAGGGAGGTAGGCATTGTAACCACTTTGTAGAAATGAGGGAAAGGCCCTGAGTACAATTATGCATCCTAAACCACTCAGCTAGTAAGCAGGGAATCCAGCTCCCACCTCCAGTTCCCTCTTACCTTTGACCCCCCACCCATGTCACCCAGTTCTGAGCACCATCTCCTGTCTCAGGCCTTCAACGTGATCAATGGGGGCTCTCATGCTGGAAACAAGCTGGCCATGCAGGAGTTCATGATTCTGCCCGTGGGAGCCAGCTCTTTCAAAGAAGCCATGCGCATTGGCGCTGAGGTCTACCACCACCTCAAGGGGGTCATCAAGGCCAAGTATGGGAAGGACGCCACCAATGTGGGGGACGAGGGCGGCTTTGCACCCAACATCCTGGAGAACAATGAGGGTCAGTGGGAACATCCTGGGGCATAGACCACCTGGGTCCCCatgaggtggggaggaagagaggctgCAGATTCAGGGGACGGTGGAGTCTCAGGTTATTTCTTGCTCCTCTCCTAGCTCTGGATTTGCTAAAGACAGCCATTCAGGCAGCTGGTTACCCAGACAAGGTGGTAATTGGCATGGATGTGGCAGCATCTGAATTCTACCGCAATGGGAAGTATGATCTGGACTTCAAGTCACCTGACGACCCTGCACGGCACATCAGTGGGGAGAAGCTTGGGGAGCTGTACAAGAGCTTCATCAAGAACTATCCTGGTGAGGTTCCCATGTGCTTCTTTCCCGCCTTGTCTTCTGCAGTTGCCTAACACAGCCTTCGGTTATCTGGCTTTGTCACAATCCAGCCCTTTTCAGCCTTAGCTCCACTGCAACCTCCATTTAACTTCTGCTTCCTGTCACCCCTCCATCAGGCCCCCATCTCTAACCCCAACTCTGCTCCCACATCTCTACCAGTGGTCTCCATTGAAGACCCCTTTGACCAGGATGACTGGGCCACATGGACCTCATTCCTCTCCGGAGTGGATATCCAGATTGTGGGAGATGACCTTACAGTCACCAACCCCAAGAGGATCGCTCAGGCTGTTGAGAAGAAGGCCTGCAATTGCCTGCTACTGAAGGTCAACCAGATTGGCTCAGTGACAGAATCCATCCAGGCGtgagtgtctcctgactcaggctCAGAGTGGCCACCCTCAGCTGCAGCTCAACCCACTGCCATAAGTCTACCCTTCCCTGGGAACCTGACCCACCCAAGCACTCTTAACCCCAAGGCTATGACTAACCCTTGGCTTGTCCCCAAGACCTTTACCACGGTGGCTCTGCCATGTCTCTTTACCTCCCTCATACTATGCTCTTCCTTCTACCATTTTTTGAACACCCAAATCCAAGATCAGAAATCTCTCCTCTCCCGCTTCCCAGAGAACTTAGGCACTACAGCCCCTGCAGTGCCCACTGCCCAAAACAAAGGGAAAGCTCTGCCTTGCCTGTCCCTGGCTTTCTTACTGAGGAGGTCACATAAGGCCTCACCAAATGTCCTTCCCACACAGCTGCAAACTGGCACAGTCTAATGGCTGGGGGGTGATGGTGAGCCACCGCTCTGGGGAGACTGAAGACACTTTCATTGCTGACCTCGTGGTGGGACTCTGCACAGGACAGGTACTCAGGGCTTCCCTCTACCGAGGATCTAACTGAGTTTCTTTGGTCACCTTGGTGTCAACCTGAGTTGGATACCACTACAGCCTGCTCCTTTGGGGCCCAACCCAACCCCTCCAAACCCCTTTCCCACCTCAGATCAAGACTGGTGCTCCATGTCGTTCAGAGCGTTTGGCCAAATACAACCAGCTTATGAGGTACGGTGGGTACAGAAGCCTGGACGGTGGGGAGAGGAAAGCGCTCCTAGGCTAGAAGGGAGCAGCTCTGATTTTTGTATTATAGGATTGAGGAGGCTCTTGGAGACAAAGCTGTCTTCGCTGGACGGAAGTTCCGTAATCCAAAGGCCAAATGAGAAGCTGGAGGCTCTGGTACACCAAGGAACAGACACAGGCCCTCAAGCCCTTCTCCCTCAAATAAATACTGCCAAACAAGACCATGGCGTGCTccttggaaggaaggagggaaaggatgATTAGCTAGCTGAGGAGGACCGGCAGTGGACAGGTGGCAGGAGAAGAGGCAAAGAATGACATGTAACCGctgtgacaaggaagtgaggaatTTGAAAGCTCAGTGGatgtaaaaaagaaattcactgtggggttggggatgtagctcagcggtagagcgcttgcctagcaagtgtaaggccctgggttcaatcctcagctctggttaaaaaaaaaaaaaaaagagaaattcacACTTTGGAATGAAGCTAGAAAAAGCAAACTCTGTAtgtgaaaggagctggagaggtgtctcTGGAGTGAGACAGCGACTGAGTGGGCAGCAGTGGATGGAGAGGGACTGAGGGTCCTGATGCTCCCAGCAGGAGAGGGGTCTGGGGCAGGATGCAGCCAGACTGAGTGCTTTGTGAGGATAAATGATAATGAGATCATGTATCACTTCAGTGGAGCTTGTGAGGACCTGGAAGTGTTCGCAATACTTGATGTTATTGCCCTACATAAGCTTTGAAACAGTCCTATCAGACATACACCATTCTCGTCCCATtttcacacacaaagaaaccaagACACGAAGAATTAAATATTCCTTATTCAACACAGCAGAGTTAGCAACTGGTAGGGCCAGGACACAAAGCCAGGCCATTTGGCTTCAGCCTTAAAATACTGTatcttagctgggtgtggtagctcacatctgtaatctcaggccttgggagacagagaagggataACAAATTTCAAGGCAGCTTGGACTATGTaataagaccctctctcaaaattcCAAgcttagggggctggagagatggctcagtggttaagggcacttgttgcccTTACAAGCACcagggttcagctcccagcactgacctggtggctcacaactaccagtaactccagttctagggactccaatgcctcttctgaccaccacaggtactgggcatgcacatggtgcacatccTTAcctgcaggtaaaacactcatacacataaattaaaataaaaaacactccATCCCAGCTTagtggtaagagtgcttgcccagtATTCACGAGGCCCAGAGTTCAATATCTagcaccacaaaataaataaaaataaacctaaaggtCACAATAACAGTGCTAATAATTGGCCATCTTTAGCTTATACAAACAGCAACTTTATACTATTCTATCTAAAATTATTCTCTTCTCTGCCTATGGACCTAATATCCACATTTCTATGTACAAATCAGAGCATTGGGTCAAACAATGTTTATTCAATGTAAAGTAACCCCAGCCCCATGGGGATGAAAGTTCCAAGGATAATAGAGAATAATACAGATTAAATACCCACCCACACATTTGCActcttacacatgcacacacacacacacacacacacacacacacacacacacacacacacacgcaccaacCAAACATCCAAGTTGCAGCAGTGATAAACACCTGCTTCTCCTCCAGCCTGAGTGACAGCTGGTAGGACCTCATAGTTTAGAAGGGGGCTCCAGGATAGGTCCTGATAGCAGCACCCTTGTTCCTCCATGCCCCTGCCTTGCTGGAGGTCAAAGGGAGTTGGGTGTGACGCCTAGGAGGTAGTTGGCAACTCTTCCCCACTCTGCCGCAGACGTTTCTTGGCTCGAATCtcattcatggcctcttctaTGGAGCGCGTGTCTCGTTTGTTGGCCACGGGCACTGGAAGCAGAGGGGAGAGTGGGCAAGACCTCAGTCTCcgctcccttcccccaccacacTCACCTCATGCCTCCCCAGCTCCCCCCATGGCTTACCACAGCCATAGGTCTTGTTGGCTTGTAGCATGTGGGCTGCATCTTTGGCCGCTCCTTTGCCAATAAGGTGGCTATACTTGTCCTTGTAGTCACTAGCAGGGCTCACCACCACAGGTCCCTGCTgggctgcttcctcctcctgcttctgagcCAGCTCCTAAGGGCACAGAGGTGGGGCACCTGTGCTCAAGGCCCTGGCCCCAGCTGGCTTCTGGCAGGTGCTGGTTCTAAGCTCCAGAGCCTGCAAGGCACAGCTCACCTTTAGCTTCCGTttctcctcagccttctgggGGTCCCACTCCTCCCCATGACGGTAGGAGTCCAGCTCTTCATCTGAGGGTGCAAACTCCTGGGGATGAAGGGAAAGGTAGAATCGGAGGTCCAAATCTATGTGtgatctccttcctcccctccctcaggCAGCAGGGGCGGGCCGGGAGGAGAGCAAAGCCCAGGCCTTTCACCTTTTTGAAGATCATGACATAACGACAGTCGTCATCTTCTCCAAAGGAGAAGGATGTGAGGCCCGCCACTTCCACCACATCATGtctgggaagagaaggcagaaggcagTGAGCCGTGAGGGCCTAGTCCCCACTGGCCCCCTCGTGCCCCTTCATGCCCAGTCCTTGCCTCCCCAAGCCGAGAGACACTCACAGTATGCTCCTCTCTATCTTGTTCATAGGCTGAAACTTTTTCTTGACCTGTGCACTGTCCTGGATGAAATCAGACACCTCTTTCTCCATCTTAGGAGGAACAAAAGGAGGGGGACATGAGACGGAGGGCCACCCAAAACTCCAGGCAACAGCCTTCTTAAACTCCCGCTGCTTTCCCAACCCCCACACAGCTGGCTTCAGTCCCACCTCTCTGGAGGTACTGTCTACACAACCAAGTCCTCGGTCCTCTAACTCTTACTGCAAGTCCTTCAGAAGCTGCCCTTGACCTCTCCAGTTGTCCTCACCCTTTTACGGAACTCCACCTTTTGTTGCTTGTCTTGCTCCTGCAGTTTCTTCAGGCGGGCAGCCTGCTCTAGGGTGAGAAAGGGCAGCATAAGGTCTGAAGCCTGGGTAGAGTGGTGGTCAGGCTTCAGAGAAGGTCCGATAACCCCTGGAAAGGGCTGTGCTTGGGTACTGCTGAGTCACCAAGCAGTCTTTGATGTTTCCTCCATACCACAACCTGACACTGTGCTAAGTCCCAGAGTACCAAGATGGCTGAAAGTTTTCCCCTTGCAGAGCTCAGTGTGGCTGGGGACCACAAAGACTAGAATCACCCCCACTTACCAAGCGTCCAAGAAAGCCAATTAGCATTCACTTAATGCCCAGAGTCAAGAAGGAACTAAGGCATCAGAGGAAGTGAGAACAGCATGAGCGTCAGGGGAAGaggaaatgatttaattttatatctCTCTATGTAATTATTATTTGGGAGATAGCATTTcattacctggaactcactatgtagaccaggctagtctcaaaatCATagccatctgcctgcttctgcttctggagtactgagattaaaagcatgcactccTATAACCAGCTTTTAacttttggagacagtctctctctatgtcgccctgactgtcctggaactctctatgtagaccaggctggctcacagagatctacatttaaaggcgtgcaccaccaccacccagcaaacttCCTCTATGTtatagtgcccccccccccaacttctaAGGTCAGGATGACACTGGAATGGCTCATCTGATGCCCTTCTCACCtgtcctgtaggcaagtctatgtgTGGGATACTgtctttattaatgattgatggggggggggggagcagcctACTGTGGGCGGCACCACTCCTGAGCAAGTGGTCttggtatataagaaagcaggctggcaagccagtaagaagcactccATGGctcgagttcctgccctgccctcctccGATGATGAACTGTGACATGGGACGATAAGCTGAAACGAACCTTTtccttccaagttgcttttggtcaagctgtgttttatcacagcaacagaaactctacaAAGACAGAAACTGGTACCAGAGAGTGGACTACTCTTGTGACAGCCCTGGccatgttttttggggggtgtagtGTGTGGGGTGGTACAGAGGGACTGTAGAAGAAACtcggaactttgggctagaatgCCCATTAAGTGCTTTCAGTCATGGTGCTTCATCCCACaacaggaaccctaactaagacagcacccTTTTCTTTGGGGGGGAGTGTGGTATGGGTGTCCAAAATTAGTTAAATAAACTCTCCTCTCTTACTGAAtgccccttcccttcctcagACCCTGCCTTTGTACCACATCATCCCCTCTGCCCTTAGCGGGCAGCTGCAACTTTTTAAAAGGGGAATGCtgaagactgaactcagggtcttgaCCTAAAGATGAGcagtgcctgcctgctgcctgcctgctgcctgcctgctgcctgcctgcctgcctgcctgcctgcctgcctgctgcctgcctgctgcctgcctgcctgccgcctgcctgcctgcctgccgcctgcctgcctgcctgctgcctgcctgcctgctgcctgccgcctgctgcctgcctgcctgcctgcctgctgcctgcctgcctgctgcctgcctgccgcctgctgcctgcctgccgcctgcctgcctgcctgcctgcctgcctgcctgcctgctgcctgcctgcctgctgcctgcctgcctgctgcctgcctgccgcctgcctgcctgcctgcctgcctgcctgctgcctgcctgcctgcctgcctgctgcctgctgcctgcctgccgcctgcctgcctgctgcctgcctgcctgctgcctgcctgcctgcctgcctgcctgcctgcctgcctgcctgcctgctgcctgcctgcctgcctgcctgcctgctgcctgcctgcctgcctgcctgcctgcctgcctgcctgcctgcctgcctgcctgcctgcctgcctgcctgcctgcctgcctgcctgcctgcctgcctgcctgcctgcctgcctgcctgcctgcctgcctgcctgcctgctgcctgcctgcctgcctgctgcctgcctgcctgcctgcctgctgcctgcctgcctgcctgctgcctgcctgcctgcctgcctgctgcctgcctgcctgcctgcctgctgcctgcctgcctgctgcctgcctgcctgcctgcctgctgcctgcctgcctgctgcctgcctgcctgcctgcctgctacctgcctgcctgctgcctgcctgcctgcctaccttcTCTCCTTACCCATAACTTTGaggctggatctcactctatatcccaggctgacctgaaactcccTACAGAGTTTAACCTGGTCCCTTATCCTGTCTTCCATGATAGAGGAGTTTACTACCTCTTGTGATTTGGCACATGTGTCTTCTTCCTGGTCCTCAGCTTGAAAtgccctttctcctttcttttggtATTTCAAAACCCTAGGCTCGCTTCTTCCACGGGGCTAAAGTCCCCAGTGTCACTGAACCTCTTCCTACTTCCTAGTCACGTCACGGTCGAATGTGTTGTCCCTTCTAGGTGGAATGCTTTTCCTCCTCTTGCAAACACCCATTTCTCACCATGAGTCAAGACTTCTTCCTGTAGGCTCCAAGCACATTCTCTGAGAAAGacatgggtttgtttttttttctgtcttcccttGTCTCTCCTTCCAGGCTCTGAGCTGCTGCTGGAGGGCAGGGACCATGTTCACCTCCTGTCCAGGTGCACTTCAGCGACCAGGGTCTGGCAGACTTGAGGGTCTCACCTCTCTGACTTCACTATCTTGACCAATCATTGTTTTCTAATTGGTTTTTCCAGGCTTTTCTGCGTCTTGGGAGATGGATTAAGATTATGCTCAAGAACACAGGCAAAGAATGTGACTAAAAAGCCACGACTGGGTTCCAAATTCGGCTACTTAGTAACCTGAGACCCCAGGCAAGTGGCTGAAGCCCCCTATTCTGTTAGCTGATGTGAGTACTGTCACTCATCTGAACACAAGTAATTTCAACTTCTGTTTCCTATTAACCTGTCTTCCCGGAGCTTCCAA
Above is a window of Onychomys torridus chromosome 8, mOncTor1.1, whole genome shotgun sequence DNA encoding:
- the Eno3 gene encoding beta-enolase, with product MAMMGTLRGESARLLWRRGVNFRPQSLLSITDSFPQRCGLHCLPPIMAMQKIFAREILDSRGNPTVEVDLHTAKGRFRAAVPSGASTGIYEALELRDGDKSRYLGKGVLKAVEHINKTLGPALLEKKLSVVDQEKVDKFMIELDGTENKSKFGANAILGVSLAVCKAGAAEKGVPLYRHIADLAGNPDLVLPVPAFNVINGGSHAGNKLAMQEFMILPVGASSFKEAMRIGAEVYHHLKGVIKAKYGKDATNVGDEGGFAPNILENNEALDLLKTAIQAAGYPDKVVIGMDVAASEFYRNGKYDLDFKSPDDPARHISGEKLGELYKSFIKNYPVVSIEDPFDQDDWATWTSFLSGVDIQIVGDDLTVTNPKRIAQAVEKKACNCLLLKVNQIGSVTESIQACKLAQSNGWGVMVSHRSGETEDTFIADLVVGLCTGQIKTGAPCRSERLAKYNQLMRIEEALGDKAVFAGRKFRNPKAK
- the Spag7 gene encoding sperm-associated antigen 7, whose translation is MADLLGSILSSMEKPPSLGDQESRRKAREQAARLKKLQEQDKQQKVEFRKRMEKEVSDFIQDSAQVKKKFQPMNKIERSILHDVVEVAGLTSFSFGEDDDCRYVMIFKKEFAPSDEELDSYRHGEEWDPQKAEEKRKLKELAQKQEEEAAQQGPVVVSPASDYKDKYSHLIGKGAAKDAAHMLQANKTYGCVPVANKRDTRSIEEAMNEIRAKKRLRQSGEELPTTS